The following coding sequences lie in one Halomonas sp. 'Soap Lake #6' genomic window:
- a CDS encoding chorismate--pyruvate lyase family protein yields MTVTTFRHAHPFPHWLPVNALRPAMSASWWQWVASTDSLTARLTAAAGSKPFRVRLLRQVIGLPLRDEAQALGIEPRRNAWIREVALCVDDTPWVVARSVAPLTQLQGKGLEGLGERSLGSWLFRQPDLVRGPLYATRHWPSFAYHLCTPADTGVWGRRSVFQHSGLSLLVQEYFLSTMADELSLPSR; encoded by the coding sequence GTGACGGTCACTACTTTTCGGCATGCCCATCCTTTTCCACATTGGCTACCGGTTAATGCGCTGCGCCCTGCCATGAGTGCGTCTTGGTGGCAGTGGGTAGCCTCTACCGACTCGTTAACCGCTCGGTTGACGGCGGCAGCGGGCAGTAAACCGTTTCGGGTACGTTTATTACGCCAGGTGATAGGCTTGCCCCTACGGGATGAGGCGCAGGCGCTAGGCATTGAGCCGCGCCGCAATGCGTGGATACGGGAAGTAGCACTTTGCGTGGACGATACACCTTGGGTAGTGGCACGCTCGGTAGCACCGCTAACTCAGCTCCAGGGTAAAGGCTTAGAGGGGCTTGGCGAGCGTTCCCTGGGTAGCTGGTTGTTTCGCCAGCCTGATTTAGTACGTGGCCCGTTGTACGCAACGAGGCATTGGCCTAGCTTTGCCTACCACCTGTGCACGCCAGCCGATACGGGGGTGTGGGGGCGGCGTTCGGTATTCCAGCACAGCGGCCTTTCGTTGCTAGTACAAGAATATTTTTTATCCACCATGGCGGATGAACTTAGCTTGCCTTCGCGCTAG
- a CDS encoding HU family DNA-binding protein, whose product MRKPELAAAIAEGADLSKDKAGQVLNVILDEITNSVAKGEDVSLIGFGTFTVRARAARTGKNPQTGEPLQIPASKNVAFKPGKALKDAVS is encoded by the coding sequence ATGCGCAAACCTGAACTCGCCGCTGCTATTGCTGAAGGTGCCGACCTTTCCAAAGACAAAGCTGGCCAAGTCCTAAACGTCATTCTGGACGAGATCACTAACAGTGTCGCCAAAGGTGAAGATGTTTCACTGATCGGTTTTGGTACCTTTACCGTTCGCGCGCGTGCTGCACGCACCGGTAAAAACCCACAAACCGGTGAACCGTTACAAATCCCGGCCAGCAAGAACGTGGCGTTCAAGCCCGGTAAAGCGCTTAAGGACGCCGTTTCCTAA
- a CDS encoding NAD(P)-dependent oxidoreductase has product MSLTITVIGLGQMGGNMALTLKAAGFDVTGSDVFEQARIRLAAQGVAVVAPDELPQSDVYLLSLPTSAHVREVIEQSPGLLNLAPKGSVIVDTSTSDPVVSRELAKKVAAAGLLWLDAPVSGGPKGAANGTLGMLLGGEDTTIERVAPMLEAMSAKCTHVGGPGSGHVVKLANNYLCAAHLLTTAEAVAIAAKAGVAPEACLAGINSGSGRSAVSEVNFPEWVLSERFDSGFTTGLMRKDLRLARDAAQQLGIPLSLLQAVVDAWHADAEQPGDSDDFNHIATPILARAIQGEASV; this is encoded by the coding sequence GTGTCTTTAACAATTACTGTAATAGGCCTTGGTCAGATGGGTGGCAATATGGCGCTGACCCTGAAGGCGGCTGGTTTTGATGTGACCGGTAGTGATGTTTTTGAGCAAGCGCGGATACGATTAGCGGCACAAGGGGTAGCCGTTGTAGCCCCTGATGAACTGCCGCAAAGCGATGTTTACCTGCTCTCCCTCCCCACTTCCGCCCATGTGCGAGAGGTGATTGAGCAATCACCGGGCTTACTTAATCTGGCTCCGAAAGGCAGTGTGATTGTTGATACCTCCACCAGTGACCCTGTCGTCAGCCGGGAGCTGGCCAAAAAGGTCGCGGCTGCTGGATTGCTCTGGCTGGATGCCCCTGTCAGTGGAGGTCCTAAAGGAGCTGCCAATGGCACGTTAGGGATGTTGCTGGGAGGTGAAGACACCACAATTGAGCGGGTCGCGCCGATGTTGGAGGCGATGTCTGCTAAATGCACCCATGTGGGCGGGCCTGGTAGCGGCCATGTAGTCAAACTTGCCAATAACTACCTATGTGCTGCGCACTTGTTAACGACAGCAGAAGCGGTGGCTATAGCGGCCAAGGCAGGTGTTGCGCCCGAGGCGTGCTTAGCGGGTATCAATAGCGGCTCTGGCCGTAGTGCGGTAAGCGAGGTGAATTTTCCTGAGTGGGTGCTAAGTGAACGCTTTGACTCAGGCTTTACCACCGGTTTAATGCGCAAGGATTTACGTCTGGCGCGGGATGCTGCCCAGCAGCTTGGGATACCCCTGAGCCTGTTGCAGGCGGTTGTTGATGCGTGGCATGCCGATGCTGAACAGCCTGGTGATAGTGACGACTTTAACCATATCGCTACGCCGATCTTGGCGCGTGCCATTCAAGGAGAAGCTTCAGTATGA
- the yccS gene encoding YccS family putative transporter has translation MPISLPLRRLWTLDKFAYSLRVFIAFSGALLFSGAAGDVALVIPLFLGIIACALSETDDSWQGRLQALAVTLACFTSASFVVQWLFPWPWLFALGLALSTFTLIMLGAIGQRYATIASGTLILSIYSMINIEQHGGVDDDVAARQLLLLAGAAWYGVISVIWCTLFSRQPVKQSMARVYKTLGEFLILKSALFEPVRGVDVEARRLALARQNGLVVDALNQAKEMIFRRLEGQRGSRKLNRYLRIYFIAQDIHERASSTHYPYSALTEAFFHHDVLFRCQRLLDQQGRACRQLAKSLLLNRPFDHQLSEQALADLRASIDNLSERGKPEWRPLMQPLNALANNLSTLEEQIASAHNPDSNDSRRDSTLFDRSPSSLLEAWRRVRLNFTLGSPTFRHAVRLTTALVAGYGLLQWLDPEQGFWILLTTLFVCRPNFATTRRFLSQRIVGTVLGLTAGWVSISLFPQPLVQSMIAVAAGVSFFANREKHYVIATASITLLVLCSFNQVGDGFDLIWPRLFDTLIGSLIAGLAVFFILPDWQGRRLYREAAKVLTNHRRYLDEIVHQYEEGKQDDLAYRLARRNAHNADAALSTLLTNMLHEPGHYRKQDADSGLRFLVLSNTLLSHLSALGAHRHRLTEEEEDAALVPLAKRISALLEQLAEQLDKRLPITSLAAPANELLAQMEEQHTTSDENAVTLYRPIQSQLCLIAGQLGPLGDAASRLARSPTAAAPTPSTT, from the coding sequence ATGCCTATTTCGTTGCCGCTACGGCGTCTTTGGACACTGGATAAATTTGCCTATAGCCTGCGGGTGTTTATCGCCTTTAGCGGAGCGCTGCTATTTAGTGGTGCTGCGGGTGATGTCGCGCTGGTGATTCCGCTATTTCTGGGCATTATTGCCTGCGCACTTTCAGAAACCGATGACAGTTGGCAGGGGCGTTTACAAGCACTTGCAGTCACACTGGCATGTTTTACCTCAGCGTCGTTTGTAGTGCAGTGGCTATTCCCCTGGCCGTGGTTATTTGCCCTTGGGTTAGCGCTCTCTACCTTCACCTTGATTATGCTGGGCGCCATTGGACAGCGTTACGCCACTATTGCCTCAGGCACACTGATTCTATCGATCTACTCGATGATCAATATTGAGCAGCATGGCGGCGTTGATGATGATGTAGCGGCCCGCCAGTTGCTATTACTGGCTGGGGCGGCTTGGTACGGGGTAATTTCCGTCATCTGGTGCACGCTGTTCTCCCGCCAGCCGGTCAAGCAGAGCATGGCGCGGGTCTATAAGACCCTGGGTGAGTTTTTGATTCTTAAATCGGCCCTGTTTGAACCAGTACGTGGAGTAGATGTTGAGGCTCGCCGGCTAGCACTGGCGCGCCAAAATGGTCTTGTGGTTGACGCTCTTAACCAGGCTAAGGAGATGATTTTTCGCCGTTTGGAAGGTCAGCGTGGCAGTCGCAAACTTAACCGTTACCTGCGGATCTACTTTATCGCCCAGGATATCCACGAGCGGGCAAGCTCAACCCACTACCCCTACAGCGCACTTACTGAAGCGTTTTTTCACCACGACGTACTGTTTCGCTGCCAGCGACTGCTAGACCAGCAAGGCCGCGCCTGCCGCCAACTGGCAAAATCGCTACTGCTCAACCGTCCGTTCGATCACCAGCTAAGTGAGCAAGCGCTTGCCGACCTGCGCGCCTCTATCGATAACCTAAGCGAGCGTGGCAAACCGGAGTGGCGGCCATTGATGCAACCACTCAACGCCTTGGCAAACAACCTCTCAACATTAGAAGAGCAGATAGCCAGCGCCCACAATCCAGATAGTAATGACTCACGCCGAGACAGCACTCTCTTCGACCGCTCGCCCTCTAGTCTCTTGGAAGCCTGGAGACGCGTACGGCTGAATTTCACCCTGGGATCGCCAACTTTTCGCCATGCGGTACGCTTAACCACCGCGCTGGTGGCGGGCTATGGGTTATTACAGTGGCTCGATCCAGAACAAGGTTTCTGGATTTTGCTCACCACTCTGTTTGTCTGTCGCCCAAACTTCGCCACCACGCGGCGCTTTCTCTCCCAGCGGATAGTAGGCACGGTGCTAGGGCTAACGGCAGGCTGGGTGTCGATTAGCCTGTTCCCCCAACCTTTGGTGCAAAGCATGATTGCGGTGGCGGCAGGCGTCTCGTTTTTTGCTAACCGCGAAAAGCACTATGTGATCGCCACCGCGTCGATCACCCTACTGGTGCTGTGCAGCTTTAACCAGGTTGGTGATGGCTTTGATCTGATCTGGCCACGCCTGTTTGATACATTGATTGGTTCGCTAATCGCAGGGCTGGCAGTATTTTTTATACTCCCTGACTGGCAGGGGCGCAGGCTCTACCGGGAAGCTGCCAAAGTGCTGACTAACCACCGCCGTTATTTAGACGAAATTGTCCACCAGTACGAAGAGGGCAAACAGGACGACTTGGCCTACCGTCTAGCTCGCCGCAACGCTCACAACGCCGATGCGGCGCTATCAACACTGCTAACCAATATGCTCCATGAGCCTGGTCACTACCGAAAGCAGGATGCTGATAGCGGGCTGCGCTTTTTAGTGCTTTCCAATACGCTACTCAGCCATTTATCAGCCCTGGGAGCACACCGGCACCGGCTGACGGAAGAAGAGGAGGATGCCGCCCTAGTGCCACTCGCCAAGCGCATCAGCGCCCTTTTGGAGCAGCTAGCAGAACAGCTGGATAAACGCCTACCCATCACCTCGTTAGCGGCCCCTGCCAATGAATTGCTAGCGCAAATGGAAGAGCAGCACACAACCTCCGATGAAAACGCCGTAACGCTTTATCGACCGATCCAAAGTCAGCTATGCCTGATTGCCGGACAGCTCGGCCCACTGGGCGATGCTGCCAGCCGCTTAGCCCGCTCGCCCACGGCGGCTGCACCAACACCTAGCACTACATAG
- a CDS encoding NAD(P)/FAD-dependent oxidoreductase: MPASTQQYTDTSHAALAIIGTGMAGVGLARALRRQGDTRTITLISADSGDDYSKPLLSTGFAKRLAPEKLAQRSAAEMAEELNATLFTHTQVVQLDVDNQALLLSNGLSLRYDTLVLATGAAPYAPFSVPSQLTERCFAVNNLDDYRRLHAALSPKSARVAIIGAGLVGCEFANDLHAGGHQVTLVAPENTLLPRLLPEPLGDALGNAFQAAGIQLRLGHTLESLSLGSGNALTLSLDNGEHLTADIALLATGLTPRTQLARAAGLSVSRHGIQVDRLLRTSHSNVYALGDAACVEGINAMYVQPLQASIKALTATLSGTPTHVQFGAWPIIVKTPLLPVVAYPPLSMPAQWKIEGQGNEMTALAEDKYGRLIGFALTGSCVRRKVELSRVVPALLG; encoded by the coding sequence ATGCCCGCATCTACCCAACAATACACCGACACTTCCCATGCAGCGCTGGCCATTATTGGTACTGGTATGGCGGGAGTTGGGCTTGCCCGCGCCCTGCGCCGTCAGGGTGATACCCGCACGATAACGCTGATAAGTGCTGATAGTGGCGACGACTACAGTAAACCACTGCTCTCGACCGGTTTTGCTAAACGCCTTGCCCCCGAGAAGCTGGCCCAGCGCAGTGCCGCCGAGATGGCAGAAGAACTCAATGCAACGCTATTTACCCACACCCAAGTAGTGCAACTGGATGTGGATAACCAAGCCCTTCTGCTTAGTAATGGCCTTAGCTTACGCTATGACACTCTGGTGCTAGCTACCGGTGCCGCACCGTATGCCCCGTTTAGCGTACCAAGCCAGCTTACTGAGCGCTGCTTCGCGGTAAACAACCTAGACGACTACCGTCGCTTACATGCAGCTCTTAGCCCCAAGTCTGCCCGTGTTGCCATTATTGGCGCAGGACTTGTGGGCTGCGAGTTTGCCAATGACCTGCACGCCGGGGGACATCAGGTCACCCTGGTCGCACCAGAAAATACGCTATTGCCACGCCTGCTGCCGGAGCCACTTGGCGATGCTCTCGGCAATGCTTTTCAGGCAGCGGGTATCCAACTTAGGCTAGGACATACGTTGGAGAGCTTGTCACTGGGTTCAGGTAATGCCTTAACCCTGAGCTTAGATAACGGTGAGCACCTCACCGCTGATATCGCACTACTGGCCACCGGCCTTACTCCTCGTACCCAGCTTGCTCGCGCAGCCGGGCTTAGTGTTAGCCGTCACGGCATTCAGGTCGACCGTTTGCTGCGCACCTCTCACTCTAACGTTTACGCACTAGGCGATGCGGCTTGTGTCGAGGGCATTAATGCCATGTACGTGCAGCCGCTGCAGGCCAGTATTAAAGCACTCACGGCCACACTAAGCGGCACACCCACCCACGTGCAGTTTGGCGCTTGGCCGATCATCGTGAAAACACCGCTACTGCCCGTGGTTGCCTACCCACCTTTAAGCATGCCTGCACAGTGGAAAATTGAAGGGCAAGGCAATGAAATGACCGCCCTTGCAGAAGATAAATACGGACGTTTGATTGGTTTTGCGTTGACAGGCAGCTGCGTGAGAAGGAAAGTGGAGCTTTCCAGAGTAGTCCCTGCGCTGCTAGGCTGA
- a CDS encoding DUF3100 domain-containing protein, protein MDLKLLLDWRLHLMVIVTSMFSEWIGIVRIPLGPGTLLLLPLLYAFVIGVLFNPHLFSGMGKIIPKPVSHAAGPIILIAILPFIAKFGSTIGPAIDQIIAAGPALILQELGNLGTMLLALPFAVLVLKMGREAVGATYSIAREPNIAIISDRYGLRSPEGIGIMGVYVVGTMFGTLYFALMAGYIASLDILDIRALAMACGVGSGSMVAACSAALAEAVPGSRDELLAFAGASNLLTYATGLYISLFIALPITEWLYKRLKGNAPKEVRHES, encoded by the coding sequence ATGGATCTAAAACTGCTGCTGGACTGGCGCCTTCACCTCATGGTGATTGTGACGTCAATGTTTTCCGAATGGATAGGCATTGTACGTATTCCTCTCGGGCCAGGAACTCTGCTTTTACTCCCTCTGCTCTATGCCTTTGTGATAGGTGTGTTATTCAATCCCCACCTTTTTTCGGGAATGGGAAAAATCATTCCTAAACCTGTCAGCCATGCGGCTGGCCCGATTATTTTAATCGCCATTTTGCCGTTTATCGCCAAGTTTGGCTCGACCATTGGCCCAGCTATTGATCAGATCATTGCTGCAGGCCCTGCGCTTATTCTCCAAGAGTTAGGCAACCTTGGCACCATGCTGTTGGCTCTGCCCTTTGCGGTACTCGTGCTTAAGATGGGGCGTGAGGCAGTGGGGGCTACCTACTCGATTGCGCGTGAGCCAAATATTGCCATTATTTCAGATCGTTACGGATTAAGAAGCCCTGAAGGTATTGGCATTATGGGCGTCTATGTAGTGGGGACCATGTTTGGCACACTCTACTTTGCGTTAATGGCCGGGTATATCGCGTCGCTGGATATTCTTGATATTCGTGCGCTGGCGATGGCCTGCGGCGTGGGGAGCGGCAGCATGGTAGCCGCGTGCTCGGCAGCTCTGGCTGAAGCGGTACCCGGATCAAGAGATGAACTGCTTGCATTCGCTGGGGCGAGTAACCTGCTGACTTACGCAACAGGCTTGTATATTTCGCTATTTATCGCGCTGCCGATTACAGAATGGCTCTATAAGCGCTTAAAAGGTAACGCACCGAAGGAAGTTCGCCATGAAAGCTAA
- a CDS encoding M20 aminoacylase family protein, whose amino-acid sequence MTASICLPEITQLEAWRHDFHQHPETAFEEHRTSARIASLLTEWGFEVTTGIAGTGVVAALDGRLGGGRTIGLRADIDALDIREEGDVPYASKTPGKMHACGHDGHTTMLLGAAWALKQQPDFKGRVVFIFQPAEENEGGGRAMVEDGLFKRFPMDAVYGLHNWPGLAVGEAAVHDTAVMAAFDIFTLTLTGKGCHAAMPHLGIDTVLASCQLVSQLQGLVSRETPPDKSAVLSVTSIHGGDTFNVIPEQVELRGTLRCFDMALKEHLEARFKQAITSLAEFHGLTVELDYQRCYPATINTPEHAQQCASVLENLLGSDKVLRNPPPSMASEDFSFLLAECPGAYIWMGNGEESASLHNPHYDFNDALLPLGARYWVKLVNTLLV is encoded by the coding sequence ATGACGGCATCTATCTGCTTACCGGAAATAACGCAACTGGAAGCGTGGCGGCACGATTTCCACCAGCACCCTGAGACGGCCTTTGAAGAGCATCGGACTAGTGCGCGTATTGCCTCGCTGCTGACTGAGTGGGGCTTTGAGGTGACCACCGGGATTGCAGGCACTGGCGTAGTAGCGGCGCTTGATGGTCGGCTGGGGGGAGGTAGAACCATAGGGCTGCGTGCGGATATTGATGCACTGGATATCCGTGAAGAAGGCGATGTGCCATACGCCTCTAAAACCCCGGGGAAAATGCATGCCTGCGGCCATGATGGCCACACCACCATGTTACTGGGGGCTGCCTGGGCGCTTAAGCAGCAGCCGGACTTTAAAGGAAGAGTGGTGTTTATCTTCCAGCCTGCGGAAGAGAATGAAGGTGGTGGTCGCGCAATGGTGGAAGATGGCTTATTTAAGCGTTTTCCTATGGATGCAGTATACGGTTTGCATAACTGGCCAGGCTTGGCCGTTGGCGAGGCGGCGGTACACGACACTGCCGTGATGGCAGCCTTTGATATTTTTACGCTGACGCTAACCGGTAAAGGTTGCCACGCTGCGATGCCCCATCTTGGAATAGATACGGTGTTAGCCAGTTGCCAGTTGGTGAGCCAATTGCAGGGCCTAGTAAGCCGTGAAACGCCACCGGATAAATCTGCAGTACTGAGCGTAACCAGCATTCACGGCGGCGATACCTTTAACGTTATTCCTGAGCAGGTAGAACTGCGCGGTACGCTGCGCTGTTTTGATATGGCCCTTAAAGAGCACTTGGAAGCACGCTTCAAGCAGGCGATTACCAGCTTAGCCGAGTTTCACGGTTTAACCGTTGAACTGGATTACCAGCGCTGCTACCCCGCTACCATCAATACCCCTGAGCACGCTCAGCAGTGCGCTTCGGTGTTGGAAAACTTACTTGGTAGCGACAAAGTACTGCGTAACCCGCCGCCGAGTATGGCTTCTGAAGATTTCTCCTTTCTGCTAGCCGAGTGCCCGGGCGCCTATATCTGGATGGGCAACGGTGAGGAGTCTGCTTCGCTGCATAATCCTCACTATGACTTTAACGATGCTCTGCTGCCGTTAGGTGCCCGTTACTGGGTGAAGTTAGTGAACACGCTGCTCGTATAG
- a CDS encoding LysR family transcriptional regulator produces MDIPHQRLVYFRVTLESGSVRRAAARLDIAPSAVSRQITLLEEALGATLMERQRGGIRPTPVGEMLLEYCERRSALDESFITSLEAYQRLETGTISLTVGEGFVSDLVASPLHEFTQRYAGIQLDIHIAGTSGIIEAVVEDQSHIGLMFHERTHPQLRFWASSPQPLMAILSPDHPLANQTSPLSLTQLSAEPMAMWDTSHGVRQMVDQAFQQARIAPRMAMNTNSMVILAQYVRSGMGITLLPAFAVAHDLEAGSLVARPVDDPLFQRSHAHMVTRVGRQQPKASILLLRHLQRWMQAFRDPALDQPTPLP; encoded by the coding sequence ATGGACATACCTCATCAGCGGTTGGTGTACTTCCGCGTTACGCTAGAGTCTGGCTCGGTGCGCCGTGCAGCGGCGCGTCTAGACATTGCCCCTTCTGCGGTAAGCCGGCAGATCACCTTGCTGGAAGAAGCCTTAGGGGCAACGTTGATGGAACGCCAGCGCGGCGGGATTCGCCCCACGCCTGTCGGTGAAATGCTGCTGGAATATTGCGAGCGGCGTAGCGCACTGGATGAGAGTTTTATTACTTCGCTGGAAGCCTATCAGCGGCTGGAAACCGGCACGATTTCGCTAACCGTCGGAGAGGGGTTTGTGAGCGATTTAGTCGCCTCGCCTCTGCACGAGTTCACCCAACGTTATGCAGGTATTCAACTCGATATTCATATCGCAGGTACATCGGGCATTATCGAAGCCGTTGTCGAGGATCAGAGCCATATTGGCTTGATGTTTCATGAGCGCACCCACCCCCAGCTGCGTTTTTGGGCGTCTAGCCCTCAGCCACTTATGGCCATTTTATCTCCCGACCACCCCCTTGCTAACCAAACATCACCACTGTCGCTAACTCAGCTTAGCGCAGAGCCCATGGCTATGTGGGATACCAGCCACGGTGTGCGCCAAATGGTCGACCAAGCCTTTCAACAGGCCCGTATTGCACCACGGATGGCGATGAATACGAACTCCATGGTGATTCTCGCCCAATATGTACGTAGCGGCATGGGGATTACCTTACTGCCCGCCTTTGCCGTAGCCCATGACCTGGAAGCAGGCTCTCTGGTCGCTCGCCCGGTAGACGACCCACTTTTTCAGCGCTCACACGCGCATATGGTTACCCGAGTTGGTCGCCAGCAGCCAAAGGCTAGCATCCTACTGCTACGCCATTTACAGCGCTGGATGCAGGCCTTTCGCGATCCTGCGTTGGATCAACCAACGCCACTGCCATAG
- a CDS encoding aldehyde dehydrogenase family protein: MTMLNQHASEQLTQLLARFGLAAATPFSNWIDGYLQEGEGEEITLINPATGEVLISYRDAGQALVERAAHAAKRGQHQWMALTASERGRRMNAALSGLQGHEEALAQLESIVAGKPIRDCRAEVGKVREMFEYYAGWCDKQHGEVIPVPTSHLNYVRHMPYGVVGQITPWNAPMFTCAWQLAPAIAAGNGVVLKPSELTPFSSVVIAKLLESGGLPQGLINIVNGLGKTTGTALTDHPAIAKLVFVGSPESGRMIAQAGARRLVPSVLELGGKSANIVFSDAQLEDAVAGAQAAIFAAAGQSCVAGSRLLIEHSVFEVVTSRLARAAEQIQVGLPSDEATRMGPLQNRRQFEQVTRMIEAAVAAGARVLTGGKRPAGLPDEAQGYFIAPTVLVDVTPEMEIAQQEVFGPVVVAMAFNDEAHAIRLANETRFGLAGAVWSQDVARAHRVAGQLRAGTVWINSYKAISVMSPFGGFGDSGFGRSSGLDGLREYTVPQSVWVETAPEASVAFGYGSGVG; the protein is encoded by the coding sequence ATGACCATGCTTAATCAACATGCCAGTGAACAGTTAACCCAGCTGCTAGCACGCTTTGGGCTGGCTGCGGCTACACCGTTTAGTAACTGGATTGACGGCTATTTACAGGAAGGAGAGGGCGAAGAGATCACCCTTATCAATCCTGCCACAGGCGAGGTGCTGATAAGTTATCGTGATGCAGGCCAGGCCCTTGTTGAGCGTGCCGCACACGCTGCTAAGCGTGGTCAGCATCAATGGATGGCCCTTACTGCCAGTGAGCGAGGGCGGCGTATGAATGCTGCGCTATCCGGCCTACAGGGCCATGAGGAAGCCTTGGCTCAGCTGGAAAGTATTGTCGCGGGTAAACCAATACGTGATTGCCGTGCAGAAGTTGGCAAGGTCCGCGAGATGTTTGAGTACTACGCAGGTTGGTGCGACAAGCAGCACGGGGAAGTGATTCCAGTGCCTACTTCGCACCTTAACTATGTGCGCCATATGCCCTACGGCGTAGTGGGGCAAATCACCCCTTGGAACGCGCCAATGTTTACCTGCGCCTGGCAGTTGGCTCCCGCCATTGCCGCTGGTAATGGTGTGGTACTGAAGCCCTCCGAGCTAACCCCTTTTTCATCGGTAGTGATTGCTAAATTGCTCGAAAGTGGGGGGCTGCCCCAGGGGCTGATCAATATCGTCAATGGTCTCGGTAAAACAACCGGTACCGCGCTGACCGATCACCCGGCCATTGCTAAGCTAGTGTTTGTGGGATCACCCGAAAGTGGTCGCATGATCGCCCAAGCGGGAGCAAGGAGGCTGGTACCCAGCGTGCTTGAACTGGGCGGCAAGTCGGCCAATATTGTGTTTTCGGATGCCCAGTTAGAAGACGCTGTGGCAGGTGCCCAGGCGGCTATCTTTGCTGCAGCAGGCCAGAGCTGTGTGGCAGGGTCACGGCTGCTTATCGAGCACTCGGTATTTGAGGTGGTGACCTCCCGCTTGGCTCGCGCTGCAGAGCAGATTCAAGTTGGGCTGCCCAGTGACGAAGCCACGCGAATGGGGCCGCTGCAGAACCGCCGCCAATTTGAGCAGGTAACGCGTATGATTGAGGCGGCAGTGGCCGCTGGGGCTCGAGTGTTAACCGGTGGAAAGCGTCCTGCTGGGTTGCCCGATGAAGCCCAGGGTTACTTTATCGCGCCTACCGTGTTGGTAGATGTGACGCCGGAGATGGAGATCGCCCAACAGGAAGTATTCGGCCCAGTAGTCGTTGCCATGGCATTTAATGATGAAGCTCATGCCATACGGCTAGCCAATGAGACGCGATTTGGTTTAGCCGGTGCAGTGTGGAGCCAGGATGTGGCGCGGGCGCATCGTGTAGCCGGGCAACTGCGTGCTGGCACGGTGTGGATCAATAGCTACAAAGCAATTAGCGTCATGTCGCCATTCGGAGGATTTGGCGATAGCGGCTTTGGACGCTCCAGTGGGTTAGATGGTCTGCGTGAGTACACCGTGCCGCAAAGCGTGTGGGTAGAGACCGCACCAGAAGCCAGCGTTGCCTTTGGCTATGGCAGTGGCGTTGGTTGA